agttgtggcggggtatagaacaatagaccgacgagtggttgctgccggtgagcctcaagcccggcctggtggtgtgcgataatgggcgaaatctcgttgcagctctgggactagccggtttgacgcacatcccttgcttggcgcatgtgctgaatttggtggtgcagaagttcatttacaactaccccgacatgtcagagctgctgcataaagtgcgggccgtctgttcgcgcttccggcgttcacatcctgccgctgctcgcctgtctgcgctacagcgtaacttcggcctttccgctcaccgcctcatctgcgacgtgcccaccaggtggaactccaccttgcacatgctggacagactgtgcgagcagcagcaggccatagtggagtttcagctgcagcacgcacgggtcagtcgcactacagaacagcaccacttcaccaccaatgactgggcctccagagttgcccacattttaacgtgtgcggactactgggttgccaccctgctggatccacgctacaaagacaatgtgcccaccttacttcctgcactggagcgtgataggaagatgcgcgagtacaagcgcacgttggtagacgcgctactgagagcattcccaaatgtcacaggggaacaagtggaagcccaaggccaaggcagaggaggagcaagaggtcgccaaggcagctgtgtcacggccagctcctctgagggcagggttagcatggcagagatgtggaaaagttttgtcaacacgccacagctaactgcaccaccacctgatacgcagcatgttagcaggaggcaacatttcactaacatggtggaacagtacgtgtgcacacccctccacgtactgactgatggttcggccccattcaacttctgggtctctaaattgtccacgtggccagagctagccttttatgccttggaggtgctggcctgcccggcagccagcgttttgtctgaacgtgtattcagcacggcagggggcgtcattacagacaaacgcagccgcctgtctacagccaatgtggacaagctgacgttcataaaaatgaaccaggcatggatcccacaggacctgtccgtcccttgtgcagattagacattaactacctccccttaaccatatattattggactccagggcacttcctcattcaatcctatttttattttcattttaccattatattgcgaggctacccaaagttgaatgaacctctcctctgcctgggtgccggggcctaaatatctgacaatggactgttccagtgttgggtgacgtgaagcctgattctctgctatgacatgcagactaattctctgctgacatgaagccagattgtctgttacgggacctctctcctctgcctgggtgctgggcctaaatatatgacaatggactgttacagtggtggctgacgtgaagcctgattctctgctatgacatgcagactgattctctgctgacatgaagccagatcctctgttacggtacctctctcctctgcctgggtgccagggcctaaatttatgacaatggactgttccagtgttgggtgacgtgaagcctgattctctgctatgacatgaagactgattctctgctgacatgaagccagatcctctgttacgggacctctctcctctgcctgggtgctaggcctaaatatatgccaatggactgttgcagtggtgggtgacgtgaagccagattctctgctatgggacctctctccaattgatattggttaatttttatttattttatttttatttttattcatttccctatccacatttgtttgcaggggatttacctacatgttgctgccttttgcagccctctagccctttcctgggctgttttacagcctttttagtgccgaaaagttcgggtccccattgacttcaatggggttcgggacgaagttcggttcgggttcggatcccgaacccgaacatttccgggaagttcggccgaacttctcgaacccgaacatccaggtgtccgctcaactctaatcaagaGTCAAAGTGTTTCTTCGTAGAGCTTCTGTTTagcgctgctcctcctcctgcccagTCTCCTCACTTTTATCTTATAGCCAAAGGGTTAACTATAGAAAGGGGCCGGTCCATCACCCTACCACTTCCTTCATGTAACAAACatacaggaagatgagaaaccaccatcacttcttcaatacaatacaataacCGCCAGCTAACAAAACACATGTACACAATAAtctcccattaccactggagtgcTCCAGtgatccagccttgctcagtgatcaatgcccaataaagttactatgatcctcatgcgtGCTTCATCTCCACGtccacaggaagatatccactccaatggtttaccctgacactgagagacatgatgacaatacacaatatattaaagaaacatcctaataaaatttccacaacaccgccagatggtgattgaggtgcccttggtggtgtgaGTTTAAGGTGCTGtcgaggcagggtccctggtgtccgTGATGCCaccaccgtaaggtgcaaataggTGATAAGTTTGCACAATAAGGAGACCAGTTCTCTTAACAaattcccagtactttactgaagctgatccaaaggtcatcaatgtgcGCAAAAGTAATTTACAGCAAGGCGGCTTCTACAATGGCTCAGGTTAGTTCCCAAAAATTGCATAAGAGGCAGTTTTCCTCTATAACAATCAATCTTCCTCCCTGGTTTCTCCAGGCTGGAGCGATggactatctctgctgtactgtatataatatacttctgtatcctctctaggaatactatctcctgacaggtggcctttctgtctttggttatggtgggcagccgTTAGCTTAGAATttctccacctaatgcaaaggagactggagcctgataaatgacagttaccttcctttgccaatattctcactccctctctggATCGCCTGTAATCTTTTCCTTCTAGAGGCTGGTGCATGGAGCTAACTCTGGAGTCTAGATAACTCTCCACAATGAGGTGTTTCTTCTCCCTCAGACATCACACTCTCCTTCCTCTCTTCTCAGAGAGcggagtcagccctgggaggGTTGTTAGAACCTCCACCTCCCTGTGCAACTTTATGGGAACTCAGGCACAAGCGCATTTTCATGAAACACAAGCACaatattaagcagtgtgtttcagtgAGTCACGATGGCACTAATACAGTCCCTACCCACTGTGGTGTCAATCCAGATTACAGTAGTGGTGGCCTCCACCACTGCACCCATGACACACACCAGGCACATAGCTGCCATGGAAGCAGTGGAAgtggctgctatggggcctaAACACAGGAAGGGGCCTGGGAGGAGAACAAATGGGTTTATTTTCAGGGCCCAGGAAGCAGTATGGTGCTCCTAGTCCTAGCACTGGTATTACTCACCGCTCTCTGGTCTTATTCTCCTAGTGCCTGTGCTGCACTAAGTCCTGGAAGCACACAGCTTCAGGATGGGACATATTGTGAGTATGACTTGACGTTGTTTGATCATGGTGTAGTGCATGCCTAGACAAGAtctgtgcttgctgtcagtgaatggaaataaAGACTGAAAACATGGCCTAACCTAGTCCAGCTTtacaatgttttagagcaggtaaaatgtatcagccTGGTCTACAGGGGTAGATAAAGTGAAGTAAAAAGTCTGTTATAAATCTGCCGAATATTATTCTGCTATCTTCCCTCCTGTCCATGCCCGCAGCTGATGGCTATGTTCTGCTCTCTTGGACCTTGCTGCAGACTGTATAATGGGCTGTAATGTATATACTTCTGCCTCTAATATATGGACCTTTCTCTTCCAGCCCTTGTCCAGGACATATTTGCAGCCAGTGGTGGGAAGATTGTGATCCCCCTGGACACGAGGCTGGAGTACACGAGTGGCATACTATGTAATAGGTTTGTATGGACATTCAAGAGACCGAGGCAATTCCTCAGACAACTGGCGGGTGTGGATGATTACTGCAATAAACGAGACTGTAATAACGAGCGGAGACCACACTGTTCACTGTCCACTAATGGAAGCCTGCAGCTGCACGATGTAAAGCCGGACGATGCCGGAGAGTACATCATCACCACCTACCATGTAAACAAAGCAAAAAGCACAGAGGACACCTTCAACCTCCATGTCCTGGGTGAGTCCAGCAGAATGACTGATCTGCTACAGGGATTCTAAAATATGCTGCTAAACATTGGTTGGTAGgactggtgtccatgtgaatgctatatcacctttcttggtcgaccctgttttaaaagaccttcctcagagactgatcccccctttcggaaccatgtctaacagaggTTCACTTTGGGTCGGTGGGAGACTGGACTAAATGGATGTTGTCCGATTAGAGGGCAATATCCGTTTAAGGACAGGTGGATTCATTTGGAGGCATTTGCACGTGTCCTGGGATTGGTGGTGGATTGTGATCAGCAGGCCACATGAGCATGTTTGAGCTCCACTCACCGGCACTCTCAGGAGGTGTCCAAATATGTCCCTtccagttctgaaatgtattccTATTGGTTAAGGCATGAGGTGGATTGTACCTGCCTGACTGTAATATTATTGGGCggccatgtgccatggagggtGGGGTTAGCCTAGTAAAAGGTCTGAGACATGTTAACAGAGACACAGATTTTTCTTGGAAACTAAGCAGACTGTACGCGAGTCTTCTTTCATCGGTGCTGGTTGCTTACACTTGCAAGTCTCCTTATATCTAAAAGAGCTAATAGTACTTCACAAGGATCGGGATTCGACAGTACCAAGGGACCCGGACTACTACTacaagagtccatagtctcactgctcttacagtacagagtccatagtctcactgctcttacagtatagagtccatagtctcactgctcttacagtaaagagtccatagtctcactgctcttacagtatagagtccatagtctcactgctcttacagtatagagtccatagtctcactgctcttacagtatagagtccatagtctcactgctcttacagtatagagtccatagtctcactgctcttacagtatagagtccatagtctcactgctcttacagtatagagtccatagtctcactgctcttacagtatagagttcatagtctcactgctcttacagtaaagagttcatagtctcactgctcttacagtaaagagtccatagtctcactgctcttacagtaaagagtccatagtctcactgctcttacagtatagagtccatagtctgactgctcttacagtaaagagtccatagtctcactgctcttacagtatagagtccatagtctcactgctcttacagtatagagtccatagtctcactgctcttacagtatagagtccatagtctcactgctcttacagtaaagagtccatagtctcactgctcttacagtacagagtccatagtctcactgctcttacagtatagagtccatagtctcactgctcttacagtaaagagtccatagtctcactgctcttacagtaaagagtccatagtctcactgctcttacagtatagagtccatagtctcactgctcttacagtaaagagtccatagtctcactgctcttacagtaaagagtccatagtctcacagatcttacagtaaagagtccatagtctcactgctcttaccgtaaagagtccacagtctcactgctcttaccgtaaagagtccatagtctcactgctcttacagtaaagaatcctcttctatgtttgtgtacaaaccttctttcctccagacgcagaggatgtcccctcgtcacagtcacagtcctggggataaatggatgatgggagtgatctctgtacttacccctgatatatttatacatagtaattagatctcctctcagtcgtcttttttctaaagtgaataaccctaatgttgataatctttcagggtactgtagtccccccattccagttattactttagttgccctcctctggaccctctccagctctgctatgtctgccttgttcactggagcccagaactgtacacagtcctccatgtgtggtctgactagtgatgtgtaaagtggtaggactatgttctcatcaccgccatctatgccccttctgatgcaacccattatcttattggccttggcagcagctgcctgacactggtttttgcagcttagtttgctgctcactaaaattcctagatctttttccatgtcagtgttaccgagtgttttaccatttagtatgtacgggtgacttgcattattccttcccatgtgcataacttaccagtgttaaacctcatctgccacttatctgcccaagcctccaatctatccagatcgctctgtagtagtatactgtcctctgtagtatatatacagtatactgtcctctgtagtatatatacagtatactgccctctgtagtatatatacagtatactgtcctctgtagtatatatacagtgtactgtcctctgtagtgtatatatacagtatactgtcctctgtagtatatatacagtatactgtcctctgtagtatatacagtatactgtcctctgtagtatatatacacagtatactgtcctctgtagtatatatacagtatactgtcctctgtagtatatatacagtatgctgtcctctgtagtatatacagtatactgtcctctgtagtatatatacagtatactgtcctctgtagtatatatatatacagtacactgtcctctgtagtatatatacagtatactgtcctctgtagtatatatacagtatactgtcctctgtagtgtatatatacagtatactgtcctctgtagtgtcaattactttacacagtttagtgtcatctgcaaaaaatgatattttactgtgcaagccttctacaagatcattaataaatatattgaagagaatagggcccaatactgacccctgaggtactccactagtgacagtgacccctccagtactgacccctgaggtaccccactagtgacagtgacccctccagtactgacccctgaggtacccactagtgacagtgacccctccagtactaacccctgaggtaccccactagtgacagtgacccctccagtactgacccctgaggtaccccactagtgacagtgaccccctccagtactgacccctgaggtgccccactagtgacagtgacccctccagtactgacccctgaggtaccccactagtgacagtgacccctccagtactgacccctgaggtactccactagtgacagtgacccctccagtactgacccctgaggtaccccactagtgacagtgacccctccagtactgacccctgaggtaccccactagtgacagtgaccccctccagtactgacccctgaggtgccccactagtgacagtgacccctccagtactgacccctgaggtaccccactagtgacagtgacccctccagtactgacccctgaggtactccactagtgacagtgacccctccagtactgacccctgaggtaccccactagtgacagtgacccctccagtactgacccctgaggtaccccactagtgacagtgacccctccatcaCCCTGTgttgtaccccactagtgacattgACCCcttcaatactgacccctgatgtaccccactagtgacccccctaatactgacccctgaggcaccccactagtgacagtgacccctccagtactgacccctgaggtaccccactagtgacagtgacccctctagtactgacccctgaggcaccccactagtgacagtgtcccccccagtactgacccctgaggtaccccactagtgacagtgacccctccagtactgacccctgaggtaccccactagtgacagtgacctctctagtactgacccctgaggtaccccactagtgacattgACCCcttcaatactgacccctgatgtaccccactagtgacccccctaatactgacccctgaggtactccactagtgacagtgacccctccagtactgacccctgaggtaccccactagtgacagtgacccctccatcaCCCTGTgttgtaccccactagtgacattgACCCcttcaatactgacccctgatgtaccccactagtgacccccctaatactgacccctgaggcaccccactagtgacagtgacccctccagtactgacccctgaggtaccccactagtgacagtgacccctctagtactgacccctgaggcaccccactagtgacagtgtcccccccagtactgacccctgaggtaccccactagtgacagtgacccctccagtactgacccctgaggtaccccactagtgacagtgacctctctagtactgacccctgaggtaccccactagtgacagtgacccctccagtactgacccctgaggtaccccactagtgacagtgacccctctagtactgacccctgaggcaccccactagtgacagtgtccccccagtactgacccctgaggtaccccactagtgacagtgacctctctagtactgacccctgaggtaccccactagtgacagtgacccaatctgagtctgtaccattaataaccaccctctgttttctatcactcagccagttacttacccacatacagacgttttctcccagtccgagcattctcattttatatactaaccttctaTGTGGTACAGAgtcagatgctttggagaagtccagatacacgacatccattcattcgccgctgtcaagtataGAACTTACCgcgtcatagaaactgattaaattagtttgacatgaccgatccctcatgaagccatgctgatatggcgttatttgtttattttcattaaggtactccaagatagcatctcttagaaaaccttaaaACAGTTTATCCACAACAGATGTtacacttaccggcctatagtttccaggctctgcttttggaccctttttgaatattggtaccacatttgctatgcaccaatcctgtggaacattccctgtcagtacagagtccacaaatatcagaaataagagtctggctatgacattacttaattatcttaggatacgggggtgtatgccatctggtcctggcgatttgtctattttaatctttttaagacgctgctgtacttcttcctgggtcagacaggacacttttaatggggaatttacttttattttcctcagtgaatacagtggagaaaaaaatattttatatctttgctttttcctcatcgctctctgcaactctcccctcatcactctgtgccAACACCTTAAAGAACTGCAGCTGAAAATCTTGATGCCACTTGAGGCCGATCTATAAACAGGGGTAGATAGGATGGGGCCACGGAGTTCTGACGGAGGAGGAACTGCAGACAGATCACACTACTGTGGCAGCAACAGGAGACAAGATTTATAACGTAGCTATCATTATAGATGTACTGATCTGAATATTTAAACCTTTGGAGATatcaagaggaaaggtaaggaagggAACATCTGGATGTACAGAGTTCTCATCTCTGCATGCTTGTGCCACTTATAGTCGTGGAGAATAAATTGCCCAGATATGTTCAACCCTCCACAGTCCTTGTATTGTAGGTTGTGTTGCTGCTGGGAGATGCCCCTATACTTTCCTTCTGTCTTGACCTGATAAACTCTTTGATTTCTCTCTTTGCCACAATAGATGCCGTCTCAAAACCGGTCATCAGTCTCTCATGTGTCTCGGAAGGTCAACCAGTGGTTTTGTGCAGGGCAGAGAAAGGGACAAATGTCTCAACCTCAATTATAGCAAATGGAGAATTGTTACTGGAGAAGGCTGCTTCTGAAGGAGAGGGTCAACTCTTCAAAGTGTCATCTTCTGCTCCCTGGAATATCAGCTGCTCCATAACAAACAAGGTCAGCCAGGAAACCATCAATGCTGAGTACTCCATGTGTCCTGGTGAGTACAGTGGCCTTGTGTGACCCTATATATACTCAGAAAACACCACCAACTTTTGTTTTAGCTAACATGGGGTGGAAATCATCAGAATTATCACATTTCTTACATTGAGGCTGCTCTTGAGATGGTCAGCTGATAAGTGTCTAGTCCTGAAAACATCTAGACTTGAATAGAAAGTCTTATCAATGAGAGAGGTGTTTGGAGTAACTGGTATCTGTAGTGCTCCATCAGCCATCATTATAACGACCAGTGATGGTCCAATATATTGGTGGATACTGGCTAAACAAGTGGTCTAAAACAACAATTTGACTGTAAGTGATATTATGAAGCCAGTAGTGTCATCTCCCCTCTATATCTAGAATGATCCGATGTGACCTGATGGGGCCATGTAGAGTGGTGTCATGTCTCATGTCTATTCCTAGGAGGATCCTACATGACTTGATAGGGCCATGTCTTACCTCTATTCCTAGAATGATCCTGTGTGATCTGATGAGGCCACATAGTGTCATGTCTCAGTTCCATTTCTAGGATGATCCTCTTTGACCTGATGGGGCCATGTGGTGTCATGTCCTACAGATGTTTCATATTTAATATTTaagtgtgtgttaaccctgctacatctctaCCTCTATTCCTAGGAGAATCCTATATGGCCTGATGGGGTCACATAGTGTCATGTCTCACTTCTATTTCTAGGATGATCCTATGTGAAATGAAGGAACCTCATGGTGTCATGCCTTAGCTTTACATCTGAGATGATCCTATGGTGTCAGGTCAACCTCCTTCCTTATTAACAGAGGAGACACATTTGATGATACTCCTTTTCATATACTTCTCCAATACTCTTTCAGAGATTTGTACAAATACAGAAGATGCTTGTTTTTTACTTTGGGTTTCTCCCATGAGTCACATTTTTGGGGAAGCTCCGTTGTCACATGATTGCACCAGCAGATCGACACTGGTATATTAAAGGAGAAGGGGACTGAGCCTGATGCAGGTTGTGTTTGCCGTGCGAGTTAAAACACTTCACTGTCATGTCTTCTTCTTCTCGCTCCCCTCAGTCCCTTCTGATATAGGTTGTGTTTGCAGAGAAGGGTTATAATTAGCAGATGAGCGAATAGAAGTTGACGAAttagaattcgatccgaatttcctcacgcttcgtggtaacgaattgcactttttcctaaaatggctgctgcacgtgtgaggacatggagcaaggaactctgggaaggcgggatcacccacaatgccatgcatgcagccaatcagcagccagccagcctgtgatgtcacagccctataaatagcggcagccatcttgtattcagccattttccagtgcactttAAACTTTAAacgtttattttgctgtatagaagttcagggagaggacagggaggaatcatccacagcatttctgtagaacagggttcagtcgggagGTTACATCCTGGGGAAtacaggaacaatcctattacaccttgctgcactgactgaggaTCCACATTACcagtatacagctctgtaattccagcaaaccgctcctgttattggggtgcaggtTCTGTGTGATACCGGCATTAACTGGGGTTATTAAAGGAGATATTTCTACGTTATCTTTGCCCTTGTGAGGGGCAGTTTTAtggtctaaagcattttttgtagtgtattagtggggaaaaagggcttattagccgttgtgtggtaaagtgagacatttacagactttttggggtgttttaatttcctttttatttatttatttgatctaacagtatgtcagacagagaagtgacaggccctgtacagaggagggggagaggcctaaatgtttctggcgcagagtggcgtgggagctggtgttgcgagcggtcaagctcctgacccagagacggttgaggaggacatcagtgacgggcagacagtactcgatgatgatgatgtagctgatcacacttgggagctgggtgaattagggtttcctcatcatcaggagaagagggtggcagcttgctcgtgaggcagcggcggaccCAGCAAGTTGCtggcatggccgggagtcagcagggtggcagcagtgggaggtcgggaaccAAACgtgccggggtagaccacccgcttcacaggagcctatctgcccagaaagtagcggtgcagggttTCACGGAAGcagaggcggtagcagtcagtcagtgcgaaactgttgggggtaaaattaccTGCTCGGCGGTGTGGCcatttttgttaagccgctggatGAGGTCAAAATGGCCATATGTCGAATCTgtgagcagaaggtgaagcgtggccagggtgccaatgttggcaccacggccctacgtcaacatatgcagcatcaccataaaatggcctgagagaaccgtggctccgatgtggtggtccagcctgccacagcaaccgctgcatcacccagttgcatgcacccgatttcaggcagtcaaggctagaccacctcagccgaagggagctgtctgtccatcccattatctgctggtcctgatgctcctcctcctcctcctcgtcaatCATTCCGTcaacaatcgatcaccaaagtgattgcaaagagacaacaatatatgtgcactcatccaacggcacagaagctgaacgtgctcctgtccaagttgctggtgctgcagtccctccctttccaagtggtggactctgcacctttcagagaactgatggcttatagaacagaaggtgggacagtccttgagcctgtcggtgtctgccaaagtgcagggCAGAGCCAACGTGTAGAGCTGTAACtaaggtcagggacaatacatgtcctttatggcccactgggtgaatgtggttcctgcacagccacaccatcaACTTGTCtaggtcacgccgcttccgcctccacattctcacgctgttggtcctgcgacaatgtccgcctctgcctcctcatcctccaccttgtcctcagcctccactgcagggacaattcacagcgcccctccagcataccacatgtgcagggtacgGTGGTGTCACACTATTCTGCACCTCGTTtacctgggcgaactgagtcacacaggggaggaactgcttcgtgtccttcatcaagaaatcaaatcctgcctttctctgcgacaactcaaaatcggaaccatggtgaccgacaatgggaagaacatggtgtctacactgcgtcaaggagggctatgccatgcgccctgcatggcacacatgtttaatctggttgtcaagcggttcctgaagtctaccacccatctgcaagacatcctaaaaataaccaggaaactttgcatgtgcttcagccactcgtacaccgcaaagcacaccctccttgagccgcagaggcagaacggcatcccccaacataggctgatatgtaacGTTTCCACC
This is a stretch of genomic DNA from Bufo gargarizans isolate SCDJY-AF-19 chromosome 3, ASM1485885v1, whole genome shotgun sequence. It encodes these proteins:
- the LOC122930714 gene encoding hemicentin-1-like isoform X1, which codes for MPLSFRFLYGGMKSIQLLVYISLFISGAVALVQDIFAASGGKIVIPLDTRLEYTSGILCNRFVWTFKRPRQFLRQLAGVDDYCNKRDCNNERRPHCSLSTNGSLQLHDVKPDDAGEYIITTYHVNKAKSTEDTFNLHVLDAVSKPVISLSCVSEGQPVVLCRAEKGTNVSTSIIANGELLLEKAASEGEGQLFKVSSSAPWNISCSITNKVSQETINAEYSMCPVPLSELHLEMLCHLDRSVEITCKAENGSEPSFSWFVDGNPVRYSSSWKVTENVLSGSARTAVNITCSARNAISSVQSSVTSVSCPADAHSWTLSVFCKGLLFLQYNVLLISLIYDVIRSNRIGDLEKP
- the LOC122930714 gene encoding uncharacterized protein LOC122930714 isoform X3; this encodes MPLSFRFLYGGMKSIQLLVYISLFISGAVALVQDIFAASGGKIVIPLDTRLEYTSGILCNRFVWTFKRPRQFLRQLAGVDDYCNKRDCNNERRPHCSLSTNGSLQLHDVKPDDAGEYIITTYHVNKAKSTEDTFNLHVLDAVSKPVISLSCVSEGQPVVLCRAEKGTNVSTSIIANGELLLEKAASEGEGQLFKVSSSAPWNISCSITNKVSQETINAEYSMCPDGNPVRYSSSWKVTENVLSGSARTAVNITCSARNAISSVQSSVTSVSCPADAHSWTLSVFCKGLLFLQYNVLLISLIYDVIRSNRIGDLEKP
- the LOC122930714 gene encoding hemicentin-1-like isoform X2; protein product: MPLSFRFLYGGMKSIQLLVYISLFISGAVALVQDIFAASGGKIVIPLDTRLEYTSGILCNRFVWTFKRPRQFLRQLAGVDDYCNKRDCNNERRPHCSLSTNGSLQLHDVKPDDAGEYIITTYHVNKAKSTEDTFNLHVLDAVSKPVISLSCVSEGQPVVLCRAEKGTNVSTSIIANGELLLEKAASEGEGQLFKVSSSAPWNISCSITNKVSQETINAEYSMCPVPLSELHLEMLCHLDRSVEITCKAENGSEPSFSWFVDGNPVRYSSSWKVTENVLSGSARTAVNITCSARNAISSVQSSVTSVSCPDAHSWTLSVFCKGLLFLQYNVLLISLIYDVIRSNRIGDLEKP